In Limibacter armeniacum, a single window of DNA contains:
- a CDS encoding aminotransferase class I/II-fold pyridoxal phosphate-dependent enzyme: MMGTTLEAIKAKYEEAKAKNLNLDMQRGKPGNEQLDLALPMLDLVTSSDYKNEGDVDPRNYGGLDGTPAMKELFKEFLEVSSVGEVIIGGNSSLNLMHDTVARAMSHGVVGSEQPWNKLEKVKFLCPSPGYDRHFSVCEHFGIEMVLVDMTAEGPDCDQIEALVANDASIKGIWVVPKYGNPTGITCSDEVVKRLATMPVAAGDFRIFWDNAYAVHHLEEEEDQLANILDACKAAGNEDRVFIYGSTSKISFAGAGVAAMGGSKANMDWMRKHLSMATIGPDKLNQLRHLRFFKNMEGVKAHMKKHAEILKPKFDTVIEVLENELGGKGLAKWTKPKGGYFISLDTNEGCAKRVVELANEAGVKLTGAGATYPYKKDPKDCNIRLAPSCPSVDEIRQAMEVVCLCVAIADAEKNA; this comes from the coding sequence ATGATGGGGACTACGCTGGAAGCAATTAAGGCAAAATACGAGGAGGCAAAAGCTAAAAACCTGAACCTTGATATGCAAAGGGGAAAGCCAGGTAATGAACAACTGGATTTGGCGTTGCCAATGCTTGATCTTGTAACTTCTTCAGATTACAAAAATGAAGGAGATGTTGACCCTCGTAACTATGGTGGCTTGGATGGAACACCTGCCATGAAAGAACTTTTCAAGGAATTTTTGGAAGTATCATCAGTGGGTGAGGTAATTATTGGCGGTAACTCAAGCCTTAACCTGATGCATGATACTGTCGCTCGTGCAATGTCTCATGGCGTTGTTGGAAGTGAGCAACCTTGGAACAAGCTTGAAAAAGTGAAATTCCTTTGCCCATCTCCTGGTTATGACCGTCACTTCTCTGTTTGTGAACACTTTGGTATCGAGATGGTACTGGTGGATATGACAGCGGAAGGTCCTGACTGCGACCAGATTGAAGCTTTGGTAGCCAATGATGCAAGCATCAAAGGTATTTGGGTAGTACCTAAATACGGCAACCCAACAGGTATTACTTGTTCTGATGAGGTAGTGAAACGCTTGGCAACAATGCCGGTAGCAGCGGGTGACTTCAGAATCTTCTGGGACAATGCATACGCAGTGCACCATTTGGAGGAAGAAGAAGATCAATTGGCTAATATTCTGGATGCTTGTAAGGCGGCAGGAAACGAAGACCGTGTATTTATCTACGGATCTACGTCAAAAATCTCATTTGCAGGAGCGGGTGTTGCTGCAATGGGTGGTAGCAAAGCCAACATGGACTGGATGAGAAAGCACCTTTCTATGGCGACAATTGGACCAGACAAACTGAACCAGCTTCGTCACCTTCGTTTCTTCAAGAATATGGAAGGCGTAAAAGCGCATATGAAGAAGCATGCTGAAATCCTGAAGCCTAAGTTTGATACCGTAATTGAGGTACTGGAAAATGAGCTAGGTGGAAAAGGGTTGGCTAAATGGACAAAACCAAAGGGTGGCTATTTCATCAGCCTTGATACAAATGAAGGCTGTGCGAAAAGAGTAGTAGAATTGGCAAATGAGGCAGGTGTAAAACTGACTGGTGCTGGTGCTACTTACCCTTACAAGAAAGACCCTAAAGACTGCAACATCCGTTTGGCTCCTTCTTGTCCGTCTGTTGACGAGATCAGACAGGCAATGGAAGTAGTTTGTCTTTGTGTGGCTATTGCAGATGCTGAGAAAAACGCATAA
- a CDS encoding gluconate 2-dehydrogenase subunit 3 family protein produces MAHYKPPIYIYNHCTKHLARTVFSSAHKYDIASVSTSLSQHIPEAWRFPIIDCYSENSGTGAYDFNEVTFVWCDYSKSSTDLTVELFGTFDKLYKAIPLKRVEKSMYYTVSLKIPKGEVHYYKFKVNGQVVLDPINPQRHTDEGDNEWSQFFTDMCNHLLTFEKWEADLLQKITQHILPFRTTNGKRFLDYYYHALSNSGKRTASRLDETVGVVNFIDKVLTREETYHLVDYRICLEVIDRLLRKRNPFIDPVEMGSEIYETLYDEMMSGQFIPDWDYSKFNNPQYFMELIRRHTFTGAFCHPRYGGNIGAAGWEYISESNKDAEGNTLFNWKLAIEQPFGENLEYIS; encoded by the coding sequence ATGGCACATTACAAGCCTCCCATTTACATCTACAATCATTGCACAAAGCACCTAGCCAGGACTGTATTTTCTTCCGCTCACAAGTATGACATAGCTTCAGTATCGACTTCCTTGAGCCAACATATTCCTGAGGCTTGGAGATTTCCGATCATTGACTGCTACTCAGAAAATAGCGGAACAGGTGCTTATGATTTCAATGAAGTAACCTTTGTTTGGTGTGATTACTCCAAATCATCTACAGACCTGACAGTAGAGTTGTTTGGTACATTTGACAAGCTGTATAAGGCTATTCCACTTAAAAGGGTTGAAAAATCAATGTACTACACAGTCTCCCTTAAGATCCCTAAAGGAGAAGTACACTACTACAAGTTCAAAGTCAATGGACAAGTGGTATTGGATCCCATTAACCCTCAGCGACACACAGATGAAGGTGACAACGAATGGAGTCAATTTTTTACGGACATGTGTAACCACCTGCTGACTTTTGAAAAATGGGAAGCGGACTTGTTGCAGAAGATAACACAGCACATTCTGCCTTTCAGGACAACCAATGGCAAACGGTTTTTGGACTATTATTACCATGCACTGAGTAATAGTGGAAAGCGAACAGCATCTAGGTTGGACGAGACAGTTGGGGTTGTCAATTTCATTGATAAAGTGTTGACAAGAGAAGAAACGTATCACTTGGTAGATTACCGTATCTGTCTGGAGGTAATTGATAGGCTTCTCCGCAAACGGAATCCGTTTATTGATCCAGTTGAGATGGGAAGTGAGATTTATGAAACACTGTACGATGAAATGATGTCAGGACAGTTTATCCCTGATTGGGACTACAGTAAGTTCAATAACCCTCAATACTTTATGGAACTGATCAGGCGCCACACTTTTACAGGAGCATTCTGTCACCCTCGATATGGAGGAAATATTGGAGCCGCTGGTTGGGAATATATCAGTGAGTCCAACAAGGATGCAGAAGGAAATACACTTTTTAATTGGAAACTGGCCATTGAACAGCCATTTGGAGAAAACCTTGAATACATCTCTTAA
- a CDS encoding cupin domain-containing protein: MTANQNEFQSAPYIDSNDDIFISAEGGAPNYNVKNPVWKLAGLVQKVDMAAEREFYLGDSLDYLFPFRHLVLYNEAGKEAGPVVEPRDQDNKNDFQKQNIKDFIIEHFYLVRGYATVEGKAYPFLKVSYDAGTGTPLSEATGHNLGKYLHVWLKVRDNQVADLIKLPYNEANDRYEVELWGFTDGDLYSKLDTKGQKAMEREGIIIRTDLIKGSAFDFTRERVESMKKTYVMSKEHTMHPILPLPVELAFTDVNERHWDSLDGRNYRVVFNMLFRGWNNYIQGGVSANPHGGVGHLEFRNLFSNYFTHTNHLGNELKKDVYSWNFDAHGNRSEEYFTEKFMAVEYMDLHILKSNCVIGIHRHRDNQEIFMMMKGSAMMVTGDWIKFPDRMRAFEVKNMREGDLVLCKNGMLHSLVNLTDEDIQLFMFGGYD; this comes from the coding sequence ATGACGGCTAATCAGAATGAATTTCAGAGCGCCCCTTATATTGACAGCAATGATGACATTTTTATAAGTGCTGAAGGAGGCGCTCCCAATTATAATGTCAAAAACCCTGTCTGGAAATTGGCAGGGCTTGTTCAGAAAGTGGACATGGCGGCAGAAAGGGAGTTTTATTTGGGAGACAGTCTTGACTACCTGTTTCCTTTCAGGCATTTGGTCTTGTACAATGAGGCAGGGAAAGAAGCGGGGCCTGTTGTAGAACCAAGAGACCAAGACAACAAGAATGATTTTCAGAAGCAAAACATCAAGGACTTTATAATTGAGCATTTTTATTTGGTGAGGGGGTATGCAACAGTGGAAGGAAAAGCATATCCATTTCTGAAGGTTTCTTATGACGCTGGAACGGGAACGCCTCTTTCTGAAGCAACTGGACATAATCTGGGTAAGTACCTGCATGTATGGTTAAAAGTGAGGGATAATCAGGTAGCAGACTTGATAAAGTTGCCATACAATGAGGCAAATGATCGCTATGAAGTGGAGTTGTGGGGATTTACCGATGGTGACTTATACAGTAAGCTTGATACGAAGGGGCAAAAAGCAATGGAAAGGGAAGGGATCATCATCAGGACTGACCTGATTAAGGGAAGTGCTTTTGACTTTACTAGAGAGCGGGTAGAATCCATGAAGAAGACCTATGTCATGTCAAAGGAACATACGATGCATCCTATTTTACCATTACCTGTGGAACTGGCATTTACGGATGTGAATGAAAGACATTGGGACTCTTTAGATGGAAGAAATTACCGAGTGGTTTTTAATATGCTTTTCAGGGGATGGAACAATTACATTCAGGGAGGTGTATCAGCTAATCCGCATGGTGGTGTTGGACACCTGGAATTCCGTAACCTGTTTTCCAATTATTTTACGCATACCAATCACCTTGGAAATGAACTCAAAAAAGATGTCTATTCCTGGAACTTTGATGCACATGGCAATCGGTCTGAAGAATACTTTACGGAAAAATTTATGGCTGTAGAGTATATGGATTTGCATATCCTTAAGTCAAACTGTGTCATAGGCATTCATAGGCATCGTGATAATCAGGAGATTTTCATGATGATGAAAGGTTCCGCTATGATGGTTACAGGAGATTGGATCAAGTTTCCAGACAGGATGAGGGCATTTGAAGTAAAAAACATGAGGGAAGGAGACTTGGTCTTGTGTAAAAATGGAATGTTACACAGCCTTGTCAACCTGACAGATGAGGATATACAACTCTTTATGTTTGGAGGGTATGATTAA
- a CDS encoding cupin domain-containing protein, which translates to MNPQFDEIYTSPENQVFHVVFYPDRIYHARYLNATRSKRYRYNVTEVRGKADFIVMKGQVYLDGKFYSNFIRIEYKASRLLEKARESKRFLAQSVMAWVKLHHKDGQQAEATIKLHYCEWVKSYQVEIWDNLEPPFNNPHDIKVLDLVGYQGEITKVKPFTNLIKEVSDVGKVEIAFRENNINFPMGWAITDMDAQWDNNFGRGIQVPNTLDPSNQQNTVEMKNYMVDFQRAYFLEAENVQPVRYRNAMMNDDNPERFDNNIIEMKWMLQRELGGNLVFFHEVTIPPHTVEGTHRHIGSEELYYIVEGEGVAYIGEGDDPKVDAAYETVNTSIYGLENRNCKEVPVKPGAVIYTKSGGIHGIRNLSDKPLKFVAFLYHSA; encoded by the coding sequence ATGAACCCTCAATTTGACGAAATATACACCTCACCTGAAAATCAGGTCTTCCATGTTGTGTTCTATCCTGACAGGATTTACCACGCACGATACCTCAATGCTACTCGCAGTAAGCGATACCGCTATAATGTTACAGAAGTACGAGGCAAAGCGGACTTTATAGTAATGAAAGGACAGGTCTACCTAGATGGTAAGTTTTACTCAAACTTTATCAGGATAGAGTATAAGGCAAGCCGTCTGCTTGAAAAAGCAAGGGAGAGTAAAAGGTTCCTTGCTCAGTCAGTGATGGCATGGGTCAAGTTGCACCATAAGGATGGACAACAAGCAGAAGCGACAATAAAGTTACACTATTGCGAGTGGGTTAAATCTTATCAGGTGGAGATTTGGGATAACTTGGAGCCTCCATTCAATAATCCTCACGACATCAAGGTACTTGACTTGGTCGGTTATCAGGGAGAGATCACGAAGGTAAAGCCCTTTACCAATTTGATTAAGGAGGTTAGTGATGTAGGCAAGGTTGAAATAGCGTTCCGTGAAAACAATATCAACTTCCCAATGGGATGGGCTATTACGGATATGGATGCGCAATGGGACAATAACTTTGGAAGAGGTATTCAGGTGCCAAATACCCTTGATCCAAGTAATCAGCAGAATACGGTAGAAATGAAAAATTACATGGTTGACTTCCAAAGGGCATATTTTCTGGAAGCAGAAAATGTTCAGCCAGTCCGCTACAGAAATGCGATGATGAATGATGACAATCCTGAAAGGTTTGACAACAACATTATAGAAATGAAGTGGATGTTGCAGCGAGAGCTGGGAGGTAATCTGGTATTTTTCCATGAGGTGACAATTCCGCCGCATACGGTAGAAGGTACCCACAGGCATATCGGAAGCGAGGAGCTTTATTATATCGTGGAAGGAGAAGGAGTTGCTTATATCGGTGAAGGTGATGACCCTAAGGTGGATGCTGCTTATGAAACAGTCAACACTTCCATTTATGGTTTGGAAAACAGGAACTGTAAGGAGGTACCTGTTAAGCCAGGTGCAGTGATCTATACCAAAAGTGGAGGTATTCATGGTATCAGAAATTTAAGTGATAAGCCACTCAAGTTTGTAGCTTTCCTTTATCACAGTGCTTAA
- a CDS encoding SMI1/KNR4 family protein translates to MEKVEKLFLTFILGMESRSAIFNEGEQLEKIISLDILKSYRLPDEFKQLYTVRNGLKNYPEAQQIDPPLENLGYFLSIEFADSVYQKLKSEEKIPKHLYPIFDFTGNGDYLLIALDQHQDDYGMVYMYSPSQPQLASTNHLVTAYDSIESMLDTLEELIDKELSLSYLITGSVDDFRAKMLAEREVCKNRNPKSKYWQL, encoded by the coding sequence ATGGAAAAGGTGGAAAAACTGTTTCTGACTTTCATACTTGGAATGGAGTCAAGAAGTGCCATTTTTAATGAAGGGGAACAGCTGGAGAAAATTATCAGTCTTGATATTTTGAAAAGCTACAGGTTGCCTGATGAGTTCAAGCAGCTTTATACTGTAAGAAACGGTTTGAAAAACTATCCTGAAGCGCAGCAGATAGACCCACCATTGGAAAACTTGGGATACTTTCTTTCGATTGAATTTGCTGACAGTGTCTATCAAAAGCTTAAGTCTGAAGAAAAAATACCGAAGCACCTTTACCCAATCTTTGACTTTACAGGAAACGGGGATTACTTGTTGATTGCTTTGGATCAGCATCAGGATGATTACGGAATGGTCTATATGTATTCACCATCACAGCCTCAGTTGGCCTCTACCAATCATTTGGTAACTGCTTATGATAGCATAGAGTCAATGCTGGACACCTTGGAGGAGCTGATTGATAAGGAACTCAGCTTGTCTTACCTGATTACCGGATCGGTAGACGATTTCAGGGCTAAGATGCTTGCTGAAAGGGAAGTCTGCAAAAACAGGAACCCAAAGTCTAAGTATTGGCAATTATAG
- a CDS encoding GMC family oxidoreductase produces the protein MNQEFDIIIIGSGAGGAPIAQEMVKKGKSVLMLEKGPLFQPQYLSDSGVSDFRRDELYATGPEKKITLDVSNKGEPYYSSHVEPDLNDEPHIYRHGGAVEEDRATLEGYTAQVVGGGTQLYGAVSLRFAENDFKLKSYNENRGYNLNGDPNGDVDREVRDWPISYQDLEPYYAKAEELIGINGTYEKQGKPFSSGNKYQTPLAPNPISQFVKNGMEAKGMDWYRTPLAVITEDHQPSGRKAGYAKTGYVNRYGDPMGFKSNTWVALLAPIKDEPNFDLRCNCTVTLLKSENRKIKEVVFLDESGETQTAKGKVVVVACSAIESTRLLMLSAQHDKNGFGKIVTQSGTNDLLGKYFLTHCFGGAETTVPGKYDKSISLDSDYATDFASSESFMKEKGLWAGAAIYNNTSDQALPISLARTHASQDIDTIWKGFVKNWPESGETPGVGEDLSRWIGNNFGTRLSVSFMANQVPLKGNRIELHPNVKDKWGRPVAYIIKKWHEHDRYLMDTVSSVCKDILIAGGANADRLGSGGVYLSENSRARIANHILGGARFGDDRNDSVLDKDCRLWDADNLFVTDGSFMPTSGGANPTLTIQANAYRIADILIQKYLN, from the coding sequence ATGAACCAAGAATTTGATATCATTATTATCGGCAGTGGTGCTGGTGGGGCTCCTATTGCTCAAGAAATGGTAAAGAAAGGGAAATCGGTGTTGATGTTGGAAAAAGGTCCCTTATTTCAGCCTCAGTATCTTTCTGACTCAGGCGTAAGTGACTTCAGAAGAGACGAATTGTATGCAACAGGACCTGAAAAGAAAATTACCTTGGATGTCTCCAATAAAGGGGAACCATATTATTCAAGCCACGTTGAGCCTGACCTAAACGATGAACCACATATCTACAGACACGGAGGAGCTGTGGAAGAAGACAGAGCCACACTTGAAGGATATACTGCCCAAGTGGTAGGGGGTGGGACCCAGTTATATGGTGCCGTATCGCTTCGCTTTGCAGAAAATGATTTTAAACTGAAATCATATAACGAGAACAGAGGCTATAACCTGAATGGTGATCCAAATGGAGATGTAGACAGGGAGGTAAGAGATTGGCCAATCAGCTATCAGGATTTGGAGCCATATTATGCCAAGGCAGAAGAACTCATCGGTATCAATGGTACTTACGAGAAACAAGGGAAGCCATTTTCCTCAGGCAATAAGTATCAGACGCCACTGGCTCCAAACCCTATCAGTCAGTTTGTCAAAAATGGGATGGAAGCCAAAGGAATGGATTGGTACAGAACTCCTTTAGCGGTTATTACGGAAGACCATCAGCCAAGTGGCAGAAAGGCAGGGTATGCCAAAACAGGCTATGTCAACAGGTATGGAGATCCAATGGGTTTTAAGTCCAATACATGGGTTGCGCTGTTAGCACCAATAAAGGATGAGCCTAATTTTGATCTCAGGTGTAACTGTACTGTAACACTTTTGAAAAGTGAAAACAGGAAAATCAAGGAAGTCGTTTTTCTGGATGAGAGTGGTGAAACACAGACTGCCAAAGGTAAGGTTGTAGTGGTTGCATGTTCGGCAATAGAGAGCACAAGGTTGCTGATGCTGTCAGCGCAGCATGACAAAAATGGGTTTGGGAAAATCGTCACCCAAAGTGGAACGAATGACCTGTTAGGGAAATACTTTCTTACACACTGTTTTGGAGGAGCGGAGACGACTGTACCAGGAAAGTACGACAAGTCTATATCCTTGGATAGTGATTATGCAACGGACTTTGCTTCCTCAGAAAGCTTTATGAAGGAGAAAGGGCTTTGGGCTGGTGCGGCTATTTATAACAACACGTCCGATCAGGCACTTCCAATTTCATTGGCTCGTACACATGCCAGTCAGGATATTGATACTATCTGGAAAGGGTTTGTAAAGAACTGGCCTGAGTCAGGAGAAACACCAGGAGTTGGAGAAGATCTTTCAAGATGGATTGGGAATAATTTCGGCACAAGGCTGTCAGTCAGCTTTATGGCCAATCAGGTACCGCTAAAGGGAAATCGGATTGAGTTGCATCCAAACGTAAAGGATAAGTGGGGAAGACCTGTCGCATATATTATCAAGAAGTGGCATGAGCACGACAGATACCTGATGGATACGGTTTCAAGTGTTTGCAAGGATATTCTGATTGCTGGTGGCGCTAATGCTGACCGTCTAGGATCAGGAGGTGTGTATCTGTCTGAAAACTCAAGGGCACGTATCGCCAACCACATATTGGGAGGTGCAAGGTTTGGAGACGACCGAAACGATTCTGTATTGGACAAAGACTGTAGGCTTTGGGATGCTGATAACCTCTTTGTAACAGATGGGTCTTTTATGCCTACTTCTGGTGGTGCAAACCCAACACTGACTATTCAGGCAAACGCTTACCGCATTGCGGATATTTTAATCCAAAAATACTTGAACTGA
- the fdhD gene encoding formate dehydrogenase accessory sulfurtransferase FdhD → MNTPENTSTRQITIDRYNGVSSTHFSDILSVEEPLEIRVHYGTSSNRQQKNISVTMRTPGNDPELAAGFLFTEGIISSYSEVKDIYHGGMACQLQKENIIIIELSEDAIPNLMQTDRNFYTTSSCGVCGKSSIQSIRTISPFFQAKRPELNIPVHVLYQLPKQLKAAQSGFSKTGGIHAAGLFTLDGKPLFIREDVGRHNALDKLIGTALKCNLLPLNRHILLLSGRASFELIQKAAMAGISIVAAIGAPSSLAVELAVEFNITLIGFLKEDRFNIYNCNECISMPTHNKMGHGKRRT, encoded by the coding sequence ATGAATACTCCAGAAAACACTTCCACTAGACAAATTACAATCGATAGGTACAATGGAGTATCAAGCACACACTTTTCTGATATCCTTTCTGTTGAAGAACCACTCGAAATAAGAGTACATTATGGCACCTCTTCCAATCGGCAACAAAAGAACATTTCTGTAACGATGCGTACTCCGGGCAATGACCCTGAGCTAGCTGCCGGTTTCTTATTTACTGAAGGAATTATTTCCTCCTACAGTGAAGTAAAGGATATTTATCATGGTGGTATGGCCTGCCAACTCCAAAAGGAGAATATTATCATCATCGAACTAAGTGAAGACGCTATACCAAACCTAATGCAAACTGATCGGAACTTCTATACCACCTCCAGCTGCGGCGTTTGTGGAAAAAGCTCCATCCAGTCTATCCGAACAATCAGTCCATTTTTTCAAGCTAAAAGACCTGAATTAAATATCCCCGTTCATGTTTTGTATCAACTGCCAAAACAGCTGAAAGCTGCGCAAAGTGGTTTCTCAAAAACGGGTGGCATTCATGCCGCTGGTCTTTTTACACTAGACGGAAAACCACTTTTTATTCGGGAAGATGTTGGCAGGCACAATGCCTTGGATAAGCTAATTGGCACTGCCCTGAAATGCAACCTGCTTCCACTGAATAGACATATCTTACTATTGAGTGGCAGGGCAAGTTTTGAACTGATTCAAAAAGCCGCTATGGCAGGTATTTCCATTGTAGCGGCTATTGGTGCACCTTCCAGCCTTGCAGTAGAACTTGCTGTAGAATTCAACATCACCCTTATAGGCTTCCTTAAAGAGGATCGCTTTAATATTTACAATTGCAATGAATGCATCTCAATGCCAACACATAATAAAATGGGTCATGGAAAACGACGAACATAA
- a CDS encoding FdhF/YdeP family oxidoreductase — protein MENDEHKQAHQKAPSAEPPYKLLNLQVTKAKSWAAGIPAVKVSIQTLLKEKTLIRGGKALFKMNQFDGFDCPSCVWPDPDDERSPLGEYCENGAKALAEEATNKKITVEFFKENSVYDLSQLSDYVIGHFGRLSEPMYMPPNGTHYQPISWDEAFKKIAHHLNKLESPDEAAFYTSGRTSNEASFVYQLFAREFGTNNFPDCSNMCHETSGVALIPTIGIGKGTVKLRDFYDTDVIVIIGQNPGTNSPRMLSALEKGKGNGAKVIAINPLPEAGLMGFRDPQKVKGILGSGVQLADLYLPVKINGDMALLKAIEMLLIQFEKESPEKVLDKNFIANKTVGYQEFLKQFEGYNLDDLIQKSGVAADLVNKAAQMMSFKKRIIFCWGMGLTQQHNGVDIIKEIINLLLMKGSIGIPGGGACPVRGHSNVQGNRTMLINHTPTTEELDQLKKVFGFEPPRGHGLDVVKTIKAMQNGQVKVFFGMGGNFLSATPDTTYTAKGIRKLDLTVYVSTKLNRSHLIHGKEALILPTLSRSEIDMVNGERQFVSTENSMGVVEWSRGMLTPISQHLINETHIVCKLAKATLGNKSVVDWDRYINSYNAVRDDIEKCIPGFENYNERVKQKGGFYLPNAARDGDFKTRDFGNRASFTLTDIPENTLDADEYLMATTRTHDQFNTTIYGLDDRYRGIHNERRVIFMNKKDIEKAGIKSGDKVDLFNYDDGIERIAPLFIIVEYPIPEKNTVTYFPETNVLVSVNNVVKESNMPASKYVKIKIRKHTPDIFKKVDDIQSQSLRSE, from the coding sequence ATGGAAAACGACGAACATAAGCAAGCACACCAAAAGGCCCCTTCAGCCGAACCACCGTACAAACTACTAAACCTTCAGGTTACTAAAGCAAAATCATGGGCTGCAGGTATACCCGCAGTAAAAGTTTCGATTCAAACTCTTCTGAAAGAAAAGACGCTTATAAGAGGTGGAAAAGCACTCTTCAAAATGAACCAGTTTGACGGTTTTGATTGTCCGAGCTGTGTATGGCCTGATCCTGATGATGAACGTTCTCCACTTGGTGAATACTGTGAAAATGGAGCAAAAGCCCTTGCTGAAGAGGCTACTAACAAAAAGATAACAGTTGAGTTCTTCAAGGAAAATTCTGTCTATGACCTTTCCCAATTATCTGACTATGTAATTGGGCATTTTGGAAGGCTTTCCGAGCCAATGTATATGCCGCCAAATGGTACACACTACCAACCGATCAGTTGGGATGAAGCTTTCAAGAAAATTGCCCATCACCTCAATAAGTTGGAATCTCCTGACGAAGCTGCTTTTTATACATCAGGCAGAACAAGCAACGAAGCCTCATTTGTCTATCAGCTATTTGCTAGAGAGTTTGGTACAAACAATTTTCCGGACTGTTCCAATATGTGTCACGAAACCTCTGGAGTTGCCCTGATTCCTACAATTGGTATCGGTAAAGGAACGGTCAAACTGCGTGACTTTTATGACACTGATGTAATTGTCATAATCGGTCAGAATCCCGGCACCAATTCCCCAAGGATGTTAAGTGCATTGGAAAAAGGGAAAGGCAATGGTGCAAAAGTCATTGCGATCAATCCTTTACCGGAAGCAGGGCTTATGGGGTTTAGGGATCCACAAAAAGTAAAAGGGATATTGGGCAGTGGTGTGCAACTGGCAGACCTCTACCTTCCTGTCAAGATCAATGGTGATATGGCTCTGCTGAAAGCCATTGAAATGCTATTAATTCAATTCGAAAAAGAATCACCTGAAAAAGTATTAGACAAAAACTTCATTGCGAATAAGACTGTTGGGTATCAAGAATTCCTTAAACAATTCGAGGGGTACAACCTTGATGACCTTATTCAAAAATCAGGCGTAGCTGCCGATCTGGTAAACAAGGCAGCGCAAATGATGTCATTCAAAAAACGCATCATTTTCTGCTGGGGAATGGGACTAACACAACAGCATAATGGTGTCGATATCATCAAAGAAATCATTAACCTACTTTTGATGAAAGGTAGCATTGGAATACCTGGCGGTGGTGCATGTCCCGTTCGTGGACATAGTAACGTTCAAGGAAACCGAACGATGCTTATCAACCACACTCCGACTACTGAAGAATTAGACCAACTGAAAAAAGTATTTGGTTTTGAGCCTCCAAGAGGACATGGCTTGGATGTGGTCAAAACCATCAAAGCCATGCAGAATGGTCAGGTGAAGGTGTTTTTTGGTATGGGTGGAAACTTCTTGTCTGCCACTCCTGACACGACTTATACTGCCAAAGGAATAAGAAAACTGGATTTAACCGTATATGTATCGACCAAACTAAACCGCAGTCACCTAATCCACGGAAAGGAAGCCTTGATATTGCCGACACTTTCAAGAAGTGAGATTGATATGGTAAATGGCGAAAGGCAATTTGTAAGTACTGAAAATTCAATGGGCGTAGTAGAATGGTCCAGAGGTATGCTGACACCTATCTCTCAACATTTGATCAATGAAACCCACATTGTTTGCAAATTGGCTAAGGCAACATTGGGCAACAAGTCCGTTGTTGACTGGGATCGATATATAAACAGCTACAATGCTGTACGGGATGATATAGAAAAGTGTATCCCCGGTTTTGAGAACTACAATGAAAGGGTAAAACAGAAAGGTGGTTTTTACCTTCCAAATGCTGCCCGTGATGGGGACTTCAAGACAAGAGACTTTGGAAACCGTGCGTCATTCACATTAACCGACATTCCAGAAAACACACTTGATGCTGACGAGTACCTGATGGCTACAACTAGAACCCATGACCAATTCAATACCACTATCTATGGGCTTGATGACCGTTACCGAGGTATTCATAATGAGCGACGAGTCATTTTCATGAATAAAAAGGATATAGAAAAAGCAGGTATTAAGTCAGGTGACAAAGTGGATCTATTTAACTACGATGATGGCATAGAACGTATAGCGCCTTTATTTATCATTGTAGAGTACCCGATTCCTGAAAAAAATACTGTCACTTACTTCCCTGAAACCAACGTTTTGGTTTCGGTCAACAATGTTGTGAAAGAAAGCAATATGCCTGCATCCAAATATGTCAAGATTAAGATAAGAAAACACACACCTGATATATTCAAAAAAGTAGATGATATACAATCTCAAAGCCTCAGGTCTGAGTAA